The following proteins are encoded in a genomic region of Nasonia vitripennis strain AsymCx unplaced genomic scaffold, Nvit_psr_1.1 unplaced0237, whole genome shotgun sequence:
- the LOC103316041 gene encoding uncharacterized protein LOC103316041, translating into MSIGKSNSNSNSNSNSNSNDSGRKRKAEDKAEGQIKKPCDEMKKSEKPLTHSNTEVKKDVRVPLSVSSLFNADVKAPLHDNKDHAHSSKRGLLRLDRSKGKENAPAPPKAAATASRGKVAPSSLHKTEAGPSQPKIPPRIIEDITFLD; encoded by the exons ATGAGCATCGGCAAGAGCAACAGCAACAGTAACAgtaacagcaacagcaacagtaACGACAGTGGCAGAAAAAGGAAAGCGGAGGATAAAGCAGAAGGTCAAATAAAAAAGCCTTGTGATGAGATGAAAAAATCAGAAAAGCCTTTAACACATTCTAATACGG AAGTCAAGAAAGACGTTAGAGTTCCTCTTTCGGTTTCCTCGCTGTTCAACGCag ATGTAAAAGCACCTCTTCATGATAATAAGGATCATGCCCATTCGTCAAAGCGAGGCTTGCTGAGGCTGGATCGCAGCAAGGGGAAGGAAAATGCACCTGCTCCACCGAAGGCAGCAGCAACGGCATCTCGAGGGAAAGTAGCACCGTCATCATTGCACAAAACAGAGGCAGGTCCATCCCAACCCAAAATCCCGCCACGCATAATAGAGGACATCACGTTCCTCGATtag